TgatatttgattgatttcctACCGAATTTTCGTAATCATTATCAGCAGTATCACAACAACATTGGTTTCTTAGTAATGCGCGACCAGTTTTTCTGTAATTTTCGAATACAAACAATTTTAGTTGTAATCATGTTTGCTGAATGGcttatacatacatacacgcaTATATATGAACGCACCCACACGTACGCACACGCATTCATACACTTCCTTTCATTATCAGATGTTACTAAAAAGGAGCATTATGAGgcaaacgcacacgcacacgcacacacacacatacacacaacacgcAAACGACAGGGCAGGGAGGTGTGGTGAAAATGGGCCGGTGACTATGGGTGGTGGGACACTACACATTTCTTGTAAAGGAGCGAGAGAAGcatagaatttttaaaaaaggaaCTATTTTTGTAAGTACGCGAAAGAACGCACAATTACCAACGTTCAAAAGACAAACACGCAATAAAGATGTTAAAAATCgtactacaaaaaaatatgaaaatggaaaatctatTCTCCGACACACCAGCGTACAAAAGGCAAGTATATGAAAATGTTCGGAcaacattgaaatttaaactgttttcCTTGCGGTTTGTTTGACATGCAGTAAAAAGAGACCTTTTCATTCAAGCCAACGATTGAAAGATAAGATAGATGGGAGGATAATCAATATATTCCGGGTTTCAGGGACTACCATAGATGCAACAAACACCGAGCGAATATTGCAGAACGATAAGAGCAAGGAGAAGCACAGAGCGATAGTGTGAGATAAAGGGGACGAAAGGGTGAATGAGGTGGAATTGGTAGATAGGGTCCAAAATTAAACGACACACTAGAAGTTTCATTAGGTGAAGACAGAAGCCGAACCGAGCAGTTATGGTACTACGAGCTGATATGCACTCAACGGACGGTTAAACATAGGTCAGAATAGATGAGATGGACGCTTTAAAGGAAAATAGATCCAACAGGAGTTCGTAGCGATCGCATGATGGACGAGCAGATGCCAAAAGAGCACAGTTTTACTGATGGAAGACAATGGCCAATCGTAAAGCAAGGAAGCGTGAGTTTAAACCTGTATTTGGTAAATACTAATCTATAGCTCCAGGGTCATCAATGTACGACGagtttgcaattttcattgaaaattaacCTCTTTCAATTGACGGTGCTTGTGCTCCACTTGTAGTTTTATCGAGAGAATGTACAGTACAGAGGGATGCAGGATTGGTAGAGCAATATAGACAGAGGCACTGGCATGTTCGTCCCGTTAGTGTTCCGTAACGGATGAAGAGATGGAGGAAGAGAAATAATTAGAGCCAGGAGGAAGGAAATAGGAACGGTGGCAGAGAGTGTAGAAAATGACAGATAACTAGGAATAATGAAAGAGACGAGCTGGGAACATCGACTTAAATACATCCGGCACATTGGGCGGGAAGTACAAATAGTGGACAagtaacaaaaccaacaataaacacaagaaatacaacaacacaagaagagaaaagaagTGTCCGAGTGAAGCGGGTTGTGCGAAATAGGGTGACTTACCGCAGCAAACGGGTGATGTAGTCGGGCCAATTGTCCGGAAACATTACGAGGAAGAAACCGACTGCTATCAATATGATACCGGCCAGCTTCATACCGGCAAAGTGTGCCCCGTACAGCACAATGTCGAGTGCTGTGAAAGAATCGTACAGACAGATAAGGTACTCGACACCTCACCAAATGTGCCCTTCGTACCGTGTTCCGTTTTTGGGGCGGAATGCCGGTTGGGGGATGGGATTCTTTGGGACCAAACACTGCTACTTACCAGCCGAGACGGGTACAGCCGTTATGAGTCCCAGGGTGACGAACATGTTGTACGTAACGGCACTGCTGAACTGAGTAAGGATGTGAAATACTGTGAcaggaaaagaaggaaagggCCGTTATGCTATGGTTTTGTGGCATATAAAGGTTAATTGTTTTAAGGCACTTTGTCTCCCGAAGATGCAGGGTGTTCAAGCTCATGTGAGAATGTTGCAACTACATCTGGATCCTTGAAAGTGGTATATTGCAAGTACAATATCGTTCTAACTTTATTGAGCAATCGAAGGCTATTTAGTGACATGCTGCAAGTGCTAGTTGAGATAGTTTAGTATATAATTAGTTTCAATTTGCAAAAGATCCCCCGTACTTTCTCACATGAAGTCGAAAACCCTGTTCATCAATCTCCACAAAAACCATGGACTAGTCATGCTATTCGTTGATAACAAATTGATGATGTTAGCTGTTCTTACCCAGCAGTAACACACTGGCCATCAACAGCACCACCCAGGGAAGGGTTTCCCAGGGCATAATTTCGGCACCGGTAAAGTAGAGCGCTATGCAGACGGGCCACAAGATAGCTGCGTTTAGAAAGCCGATAATCGAGAAGGTGAATGCAATCTGGCCGACGGGTGGATCGCCCATCACCTTGCGAAACATTACTTTGAAGACGGCATATCCGGCGGCGGCTAGCGCCGCCAAAACCACCCCGCCCAGCGTCGGGCTACCCGTAATTCCGTCCATGTAGGCTAGCAGCGCAATACCCGTATCACAAAGTATCACAGCAACAATCTGCGTAGAAGAGGCATTGGGTTGATCAAATGCAATACAGATGCGTGAATATAAAACAAAGTAAGCAAACTAACCCGCACACCGACAAACTGTTCCTGAAGTATCACCCAGGCCAGCAAGTACACGCAGGCGACGTTGGTCGCAAACAGTGCCATAACGTCAGTGGCCAGCAGGGCCTTTAGCGAGAGCGCGTACAGATACGTGGTGAGTAGCCACAGGATGCAGAACGTGAGACAGCGGTTCAGGAAGCGCCCTATGGTGAAGCCTCGGTCACGGAAGCCTCGCAGTATTTCGCCCAACACTTCGCCGGTGCCATCGCACTTTTTAATCGCAACTCGCCCCAGGATGTAGATCGGAAAGAAGAGTATTGCGAAGTTGGTGCAGAACCACGAGGCAAAGAAGGGTGCGTTGAAGACGTGTACCGTTACTGGGGGTGCGATCCGATCGGACGTAACGATCGGTTTGGCCGTCGAGGGCAGAAACGACGAGGTTGGTCCGAACCCGTGCACTATCATGGCCGAGGTGGAGTTTTGGTCTGGTGCCGCACCACCCGGTACCGTGTCGGTCGTTCCGTCGGTGATGAACGCGGTCAGGTGCGGAGGTAATGTGGAAGCGTAGGTA
This region of Anopheles marshallii chromosome 2, idAnoMarsDA_429_01, whole genome shotgun sequence genomic DNA includes:
- the LOC128719147 gene encoding solute carrier family 35 member F4, which encodes MVENAMTRDSEIPAIFNPKRVRAPSVVVTGDSPNGPFGGFTNNVPQITHSDSVTSSQHDGQDSLIGITVTGGMHGGCDTPTSQPHALLGSGGGLGAGIGGGPGSVNPALASPPSASRLKACRASCCSELAQKMYFGVCVTVLVTASWVGATHCIKFLYLRRNTYASTLPPHLTAFITDGTTDTVPGGAAPDQNSTSAMIVHGFGPTSSFLPSTAKPIVTSDRIAPPVTVHVFNAPFFASWFCTNFAILFFPIYILGRVAIKKCDGTGEVLGEILRGFRDRGFTIGRFLNRCLTFCILWLLTTYLYALSLKALLATDVMALFATNVACVYLLAWVILQEQFVGVRIVAVILCDTGIALLAYMDGITGSPTLGGVVLAALAAAGYAVFKVMFRKVMGDPPVGQIAFTFSIIGFLNAAILWPVCIALYFTGAEIMPWETLPWVVLLMASVLLLVFHILTQFSSAVTYNMFVTLGLITAVPVSAALDIVLYGAHFAGMKLAGIILIAVGFFLVMFPDNWPDYITRLLRKTGRALLRNQCCCDTADNDYENSKYHLVGSQREMGSSSSKRNSIAASRRHRLSDGLHSIASSLSLWPGEMTDLQQQQQQHQLHHQQSLQHFQHILRNDSSSDFVGLNPHAKLRHYSLTEMTTNFMRKPGSIRLSPGLGTGSGPNSLSATSGHRYPSMNGRSSSYGSLE